A DNA window from Bradyrhizobium sp. CCBAU 53421 contains the following coding sequences:
- a CDS encoding 3-hydroxyacyl-CoA dehydrogenase NAD-binding domain-containing protein: protein MSEVVKLERHDNIAVVTVNSPPVNALSAAVRGGIFDCVKSAIDDAQVQGIVLTCAGRTFIAGADITEFGKPPKPPGLAEVLSLMESSPKPIVAAIHGTALGGGLEVALACHYRVATKDAKLGLPEVKLGLLPGAGGTQRLPRAVGPELAVKMIVGGDPIGADAALKAGLIDEIVEGPASGGEAFARKVVAEKRPLRKLRDDDSKLAAAKADRSIFTNAVAALTKKSRGLEAPFAAADAVGAAIDLPFDEGLKKEREGFLKLMNGDQSKAQRYAFFAEREAAKISGVPEGTKGRNVARVAILGAGTMGGGIAMSFANAGIPVTLVETGEEQLKRGLGIMQKNYEATAARGGIPADAPAKRMALINGVVGIENVGDADLVIEAVFETMAVKKEVFGKLDQYAKPGAVLASNTSYLNIDEIAQSTKRPQDVLGMHFFSPANVMKLCEIVRADKTAPDALVTAVSIARKIAKVPAVVGVCDGFVGNRMLAQRGKQSEKLLFEGALPQQVDAVVTKFGMPMGPFAMGDLAGLDIGWRSRKDRGIKSEIADALCEAGRFGQKTGKGYYKYEQGSRAALPDPEVEKLIDETLARLGRKKRVVSDDEILERMMYPMINEGAKILAEGIAARPSDIDVVWLYGYGWPIYRGGPMFWADTVGLKHIADRLAFYAKETNDPSLEPAPLLKKLADEGKTFASLAAASKAA from the coding sequence GTGAGTGAAGTCGTCAAGCTCGAACGTCATGACAACATTGCCGTCGTCACGGTTAACAGTCCGCCCGTGAACGCGCTGAGCGCTGCCGTGCGCGGCGGCATCTTCGATTGCGTCAAGAGCGCGATCGATGATGCGCAGGTCCAGGGCATCGTGCTGACCTGCGCCGGCCGCACCTTCATCGCCGGCGCCGACATCACCGAATTCGGCAAGCCGCCGAAGCCGCCTGGCCTCGCCGAGGTGCTGAGCCTGATGGAAAGTTCGCCGAAGCCGATCGTTGCCGCGATCCACGGCACCGCGCTCGGCGGCGGCCTCGAGGTCGCGCTGGCCTGCCACTATCGCGTCGCCACCAAGGACGCCAAGCTCGGCCTGCCCGAGGTGAAGCTCGGCCTGCTGCCGGGCGCCGGCGGCACCCAGCGCCTGCCGCGTGCGGTCGGTCCCGAGCTGGCGGTCAAGATGATCGTCGGCGGCGATCCGATCGGCGCCGACGCCGCGCTGAAGGCCGGCCTGATCGACGAGATCGTCGAGGGCCCGGCGTCGGGCGGTGAGGCATTTGCGCGCAAGGTGGTCGCCGAGAAGCGTCCGCTGCGCAAGCTGCGCGATGACGATAGCAAGCTCGCCGCGGCCAAGGCCGACCGTTCGATCTTCACCAATGCGGTCGCTGCGCTGACCAAGAAGTCGCGCGGTCTCGAGGCGCCGTTCGCCGCCGCCGATGCCGTCGGCGCCGCGATCGACCTGCCGTTCGACGAAGGCCTGAAGAAGGAGCGCGAGGGCTTCCTCAAGCTGATGAACGGCGACCAGTCGAAGGCGCAGCGCTACGCGTTCTTCGCCGAGCGCGAAGCCGCCAAGATCTCCGGCGTCCCCGAGGGCACCAAGGGCCGCAACGTGGCGCGCGTCGCGATCCTCGGCGCCGGCACAATGGGCGGCGGCATCGCGATGTCGTTCGCCAATGCCGGCATCCCGGTCACCCTGGTCGAGACCGGCGAGGAGCAGCTCAAGCGCGGCCTGGGCATCATGCAGAAGAACTACGAGGCGACCGCCGCGCGCGGCGGCATCCCGGCGGACGCGCCCGCCAAGCGCATGGCGCTGATCAACGGCGTCGTCGGCATCGAGAACGTCGGCGACGCCGATCTCGTGATCGAGGCGGTGTTCGAGACCATGGCGGTCAAGAAGGAAGTGTTCGGCAAGCTCGATCAGTACGCCAAGCCGGGCGCAGTGCTGGCCTCCAACACCTCCTACCTCAACATCGACGAGATCGCGCAGTCGACCAAGCGTCCGCAGGACGTGCTCGGCATGCATTTCTTCTCGCCGGCCAACGTCATGAAGCTGTGCGAGATCGTGCGCGCCGACAAGACCGCGCCCGACGCGCTGGTGACTGCGGTGTCGATCGCCCGCAAAATTGCCAAAGTGCCGGCTGTGGTCGGCGTCTGCGACGGCTTCGTCGGCAACCGCATGCTGGCGCAGCGCGGCAAGCAGTCCGAGAAGCTGTTGTTCGAAGGCGCATTGCCGCAGCAGGTCGACGCTGTGGTCACCAAGTTCGGCATGCCGATGGGCCCGTTCGCGATGGGCGATCTCGCCGGTCTCGATATCGGCTGGCGCTCGCGCAAGGACCGCGGCATCAAGTCGGAGATCGCGGACGCGCTGTGCGAAGCCGGCCGTTTCGGCCAGAAGACCGGCAAGGGTTACTACAAGTATGAGCAGGGCTCGCGCGCGGCGCTGCCCGATCCGGAGGTCGAGAAGCTGATCGACGAGACGCTGGCGCGCCTCGGCCGCAAGAAGCGCGTCGTCAGCGACGACGAGATCCTCGAGCGGATGATGTACCCGATGATCAACGAGGGCGCGAAGATCCTCGCCGAGGGCATCGCGGCGCGTCCGTCTGACATCGACGTGGTCTGGCTCTATGGCTATGGCTGGCCGATCTATCGCGGCGGCCCGATGTTCTGGGCCGACACCGTCGGCCTCAAGCATATCGCTGACCGTCTGGCCTTCTACGCCAAGGAGACCAACGATCCCTCGCTCGAGCCGGCGCCGCTGCTGAAGAAGCTCGCCGACGAAGGCAAGACCTTCGCCTCGCTCGCCGCAGCGTCGAAGGCGGCGTGA
- the pimA gene encoding dicarboxylate--CoA ligase PimA, which translates to MTYPGEQYYPKGVQWSDEITRGTLPDLLSNAAAEFGARPVLEFRDRQISYSELEALVETAATAFMRAGYGKGTSVALFLGNSPDHPINFFGALKAGARVVHLSPLDGEIALSHKLSDSGARVLVTSNLSALLPTALKFLAKGLLDRLIVCEDDNWGKVGTQQTALPDNPAIITHRQFIDGAVKPSQWPAVDVEDVALLQYTGGTTGLPKGAMLSHGNLTAAVSIYDVWGKPGRLERNAIERVICVLPLFHIYALTVVLLSVIRRGHLISLHQRFDVEAVMRDIEVKRATVFPGVPTMWIAIASLPDLDKRDLSSLVVAGSGGAPLPVEVAKIFERRVGMKLKSGWGMTETCSPGTGHPKEGPEKPGSIGLMLPGIEMDVVSLEDSTKVMPVGEVGEIRIRGPNVTKGYWNRPAETAEAFVGDRFLTGDIGYMDADGYFYLVDRKKDMIISGGFNVYPQMIEQAIYTHPAVQEVIVIGIPDDYRGEAAKAFIKLRDGEKEFSINELRAFLTGKVGKHELPAAVEFVAELPRTPVGKLSRHELRQQQPKTSQPHQQQTPSGSRS; encoded by the coding sequence ATGACCTATCCCGGCGAACAATATTATCCCAAGGGCGTGCAGTGGAGTGACGAGATCACGCGCGGCACGCTGCCGGACCTGCTCTCGAATGCCGCCGCCGAGTTCGGCGCGCGTCCGGTGCTCGAATTCCGCGACCGGCAGATCAGCTACAGCGAGCTCGAGGCCCTGGTCGAGACCGCGGCCACCGCCTTCATGCGGGCCGGTTACGGCAAGGGCACTTCGGTCGCGCTGTTTCTCGGCAACTCGCCTGACCACCCGATCAACTTCTTCGGCGCGCTGAAGGCTGGAGCCCGTGTCGTGCACCTGTCGCCGCTCGACGGCGAGATCGCGCTGTCGCACAAGCTGTCCGATTCAGGCGCGCGCGTGCTGGTCACCAGCAACCTGTCGGCGCTGCTGCCGACCGCGCTAAAATTCCTCGCCAAGGGTCTGCTCGACCGTCTGATCGTTTGCGAGGATGACAATTGGGGCAAGGTCGGCACACAGCAGACCGCACTGCCTGACAATCCCGCGATCATCACCCACCGGCAGTTCATCGACGGCGCAGTCAAGCCGTCGCAATGGCCCGCGGTCGACGTCGAGGACGTCGCGCTGCTGCAATATACCGGCGGCACCACCGGCCTGCCCAAGGGCGCCATGCTGAGCCACGGCAATCTCACCGCGGCGGTCTCGATCTACGACGTCTGGGGCAAGCCGGGACGGCTCGAGCGCAACGCGATCGAGCGCGTGATCTGCGTGCTGCCGCTGTTTCACATCTACGCGCTGACCGTCGTGCTGCTGTCGGTGATCCGGCGCGGCCATCTGATCTCGCTGCACCAGCGCTTCGACGTCGAGGCCGTGATGCGCGACATCGAGGTCAAGCGCGCGACGGTGTTTCCCGGCGTGCCGACGATGTGGATCGCGATCGCCTCGCTGCCCGACCTCGACAAGCGCGATCTCTCCTCGCTGGTGGTCGCCGGCTCCGGCGGCGCGCCGCTGCCGGTCGAGGTCGCCAAGATCTTCGAGCGCCGCGTCGGCATGAAGCTGAAGAGCGGCTGGGGCATGACCGAGACCTGCTCGCCCGGCACCGGCCATCCGAAGGAAGGGCCGGAAAAGCCGGGCTCGATCGGGCTGATGCTGCCCGGTATCGAGATGGACGTGGTGTCGCTGGAGGATTCCACCAAGGTGATGCCGGTCGGCGAGGTCGGCGAGATCCGCATCCGCGGCCCGAACGTCACCAAGGGCTACTGGAACAGGCCGGCGGAGACCGCGGAGGCCTTCGTCGGCGACCGCTTCCTGACCGGCGACATCGGCTACATGGACGCCGACGGCTATTTCTATCTGGTCGACCGCAAGAAGGACATGATCATCTCCGGCGGCTTCAACGTCTATCCGCAGATGATCGAGCAGGCGATCTACACCCATCCTGCCGTGCAGGAAGTGATCGTGATCGGTATCCCCGACGACTACCGCGGCGAGGCGGCAAAGGCTTTCATCAAGCTGCGCGACGGCGAGAAGGAGTTCTCGATCAACGAGCTGCGCGCCTTCCTCACCGGCAAGGTCGGCAAGCATGAATTGCCGGCCGCGGTCGAGTTCGTCGCCGAACTGCCGCGCACTCCGGTCGGCAAGCTGTCCCGTCACGAATTGCGGCAGCAGCAGCCGAAGACGTCTCAACCCCATCAGCAACAGACCCCATCAGGATCCCGTTCATGA
- the pimC gene encoding pimeloyl-CoA dehydrogenase large subunit translates to MDLAFTKEEIAFREEVREFFKNNVPPDTRRKLQEGRHLSKDEMVTWWRILNKKGWGVTHWPKEYGGTGWTTVQHYIFNEELQSYPAPQPLAFGVSMVGPVIYTFGNEKQKKEYLPRIANVDDWWCQGFSEPGSGSDLASLKTKAERRGDKWIINGQKTWTTLAQHADMIFCLCRTDPAAKKQMGISFIVFSMKSKGVTVRPIQTIDGGHEVNEVFFDDVEVPYENLIGEENKGWDYAKFLLGNERTGIARVGVSKERLRRIRALASKVESGGRPVIEDPAFREKLTACEIELKALELTQLRVVADEGKHGKGKPNPASSVLKIKGSEIQQTTTELLMEIIGPFAAPYDEHGDAGSNESMDWTAQIAPSYFNNRKVSIYGGSNEIQRNIISKAVLGL, encoded by the coding sequence ATGGATCTCGCTTTCACCAAGGAAGAGATAGCGTTTCGCGAGGAGGTACGGGAGTTCTTCAAGAACAACGTGCCGCCGGATACACGGCGCAAGCTGCAGGAAGGCCGCCATCTGTCGAAGGACGAGATGGTCACCTGGTGGCGCATCCTCAACAAGAAGGGCTGGGGCGTCACCCATTGGCCGAAGGAATATGGCGGCACCGGCTGGACCACCGTGCAGCACTACATCTTCAACGAGGAGCTGCAGTCCTATCCCGCGCCGCAGCCGCTCGCCTTCGGCGTCAGCATGGTCGGCCCGGTCATCTACACCTTCGGCAACGAGAAGCAGAAGAAGGAATACCTGCCGCGCATCGCCAATGTCGACGACTGGTGGTGCCAGGGCTTCTCGGAGCCGGGTTCGGGCTCGGACCTCGCGTCGCTGAAGACCAAGGCCGAGCGCCGCGGCGACAAGTGGATCATCAACGGTCAGAAGACCTGGACCACGCTCGCCCAGCACGCCGACATGATCTTCTGCCTGTGCCGCACCGATCCGGCCGCCAAGAAGCAGATGGGCATCTCCTTCATCGTGTTCAGCATGAAGTCGAAGGGCGTCACCGTGCGCCCGATCCAGACCATCGACGGCGGCCACGAGGTCAACGAAGTGTTCTTCGACGACGTCGAGGTGCCCTACGAGAACCTGATCGGCGAAGAGAACAAGGGCTGGGATTACGCCAAATTCCTGCTCGGCAATGAGCGCACCGGCATCGCCCGGGTCGGCGTGTCGAAGGAGCGGCTGCGTCGCATCCGCGCGCTGGCCTCCAAGGTCGAGTCCGGCGGCCGCCCGGTGATCGAGGATCCGGCATTCCGCGAGAAGCTCACGGCCTGCGAGATCGAGCTGAAGGCGCTCGAGCTGACCCAGCTCCGCGTCGTCGCCGACGAGGGCAAGCACGGCAAGGGCAAGCCCAATCCGGCTTCCTCGGTGCTCAAGATCAAGGGCTCGGAAATCCAGCAGACCACCACCGAGCTGCTGATGGAGATCATCGGACCGTTCGCCGCGCCCTACGACGAGCATGGCGATGCCGGCTCGAACGAGAGCATGGACTGGACCGCGCAGATCGCGCCGAGCTACTTCAACAACCGCAAGGTTTCGATCTACGGCGGCTCCAACGAGATCCAGCGCAACATCATCAGCAAGGCGGTGCTGGGGCTGTAA
- the pimD gene encoding pimeloyl-CoA dehydrogenase small subunit — translation MDFDLSEEQRLLKESVDGLLADAYDFDARKKYMKEKGGWSKALWGKLAEQGLLGLPFAETDGGFGAGAVETMIVMEALGKSLVVEPYLATVVVAGGFLRHGGSAEQKAKYIPGIIDGSRTFGFAQLEKNSRYDLFDVVTTAKKKGDGWVIDGEKFVVLNGENADTLIVTARTKGGQRDKIGIGVFLVPADAKGVTRKGYPTQDGLHAADITFTNVEVGADAAIGDPENGLPLIERVADEARIALCAEAVGAMDESLKETVEYIKTRKQFGVAIGSFQSLQHRAADMFVALEQARSMSMFATMASDFSDAKERSSAVAAAKVQVGKSLKFVGQQSIQLHGGIGMTMEAKIGHYFKRLTMIENTLGDTDYHLRRVSEGGGLLA, via the coding sequence ATGGATTTTGATCTGTCCGAGGAGCAGCGGCTTCTCAAGGAAAGCGTCGACGGTTTGCTGGCGGATGCCTACGACTTCGATGCGCGCAAGAAGTACATGAAGGAGAAGGGCGGCTGGAGCAAAGCGCTCTGGGGCAAGCTCGCCGAGCAGGGCCTGCTCGGTCTGCCCTTTGCGGAGACCGACGGCGGCTTCGGCGCCGGCGCGGTCGAGACCATGATCGTGATGGAGGCGCTCGGCAAGTCATTGGTGGTCGAGCCCTATCTCGCCACCGTCGTGGTCGCCGGCGGTTTCCTGCGCCATGGCGGCTCGGCCGAGCAGAAGGCCAAGTACATCCCGGGCATCATCGACGGCAGCAGGACCTTCGGCTTCGCCCAGCTCGAGAAGAACTCGCGCTACGACCTGTTCGACGTCGTGACCACGGCCAAGAAGAAGGGCGACGGTTGGGTGATCGACGGCGAGAAGTTCGTCGTGCTCAACGGCGAGAACGCCGACACCTTGATCGTGACCGCGCGCACCAAGGGCGGCCAGCGCGACAAGATCGGCATCGGCGTGTTCCTGGTCCCGGCGGACGCCAAGGGCGTCACCCGGAAGGGCTATCCCACCCAGGACGGACTGCACGCGGCCGACATCACCTTCACCAATGTCGAGGTCGGTGCGGATGCTGCGATCGGCGATCCCGAGAACGGCCTGCCCCTGATCGAGCGCGTAGCGGACGAAGCCCGCATTGCGCTGTGCGCGGAAGCCGTCGGCGCGATGGACGAGTCGCTGAAGGAGACCGTCGAGTACATCAAGACCCGCAAGCAGTTCGGCGTTGCGATCGGCTCGTTCCAGAGCCTGCAGCACCGTGCCGCCGACATGTTCGTGGCGCTGGAGCAGGCCCGCAGCATGTCGATGTTCGCGACCATGGCGTCGGACTTCAGTGATGCCAAGGAGCGTTCGTCCGCGGTCGCGGCCGCCAAGGTGCAGGTCGGCAAGTCCCTGAAGTTCGTCGGCCAGCAGTCGATCCAGCTCCATGGCGGCATCGGCATGACCATGGAAGCCAAGATCGGCCACTACTTCAAGCGGCTGACCATGATCGAGAACACGCTCGGCGACACCGACTACCATCTCCGTCGCGTCAGCGAGGGCGGCGGGCTGCTGGCTTGA
- a CDS encoding SDR family NAD(P)-dependent oxidoreductase, with protein MKNTPFDLTGQVAVVTGSSRGIGRSSAELLAKLGAKVVISSRKADACQEVADGIKKAGGDALVIPCNIARRAEVEALISGTIKHYGKIDTLVCNAAVNPYYGPLLDITDEAFDKIMGSNVKSNIWLSALAIPQMAERGKGSVVIISSIGGLRGSTVIGAYGISKAADFALCRSLAGEWGPKGVRVNCVAPGLVKTDFARALWEDPDNLKRRTASTPLRRIGEPDEIAGAVAYLASDASTFMTGQTIVVDGGVTTAAT; from the coding sequence ATGAAAAACACTCCGTTCGATCTCACCGGCCAGGTCGCCGTCGTCACCGGCTCGAGCCGCGGCATCGGCCGCTCCTCGGCGGAACTCCTGGCAAAACTCGGCGCCAAGGTCGTGATCTCCTCGCGCAAGGCGGATGCCTGCCAGGAAGTCGCCGACGGCATCAAGAAGGCCGGCGGCGATGCGCTCGTCATCCCCTGCAACATCGCGCGCCGCGCGGAGGTCGAGGCGCTGATCTCGGGCACGATCAAGCACTACGGCAAGATCGACACCCTGGTCTGCAACGCCGCAGTGAACCCGTATTACGGCCCGCTGCTCGACATCACGGACGAAGCCTTCGACAAGATCATGGGCTCCAACGTCAAGAGCAACATCTGGCTGTCCGCACTGGCGATCCCGCAGATGGCCGAGCGCGGCAAGGGTTCGGTCGTGATCATCTCCTCGATCGGCGGCCTGCGTGGCTCGACGGTGATCGGTGCCTACGGCATCTCCAAGGCGGCGGACTTTGCGCTGTGCCGCAGCCTCGCCGGCGAATGGGGGCCGAAGGGCGTGCGGGTCAATTGCGTGGCGCCGGGCCTGGTGAAGACCGATTTCGCCCGCGCGCTGTGGGAGGACCCGGACAATCTGAAGCGCCGCACCGCCTCGACGCCGCTCCGCCGCATCGGCGAGCCTGACGAGATCGCCGGCGCGGTGGCCTATCTTGCCTCCGATGCCTCGACCTTCATGACCGGCCAGACCATCGTGGTCGACGGCGGCGTGACGACGGCGGCGACGTAA
- a CDS encoding O-succinylhomoserine sulfhydrylase: protein MSESEGTARFRPETRLVHGGTLRSQFGETSEGLFLTQGYVYDTAEQCEARFKGQDPGFIYSRYSNPTIAMFERRMIELEGAEAARSTATGMAAVTTAILAPLKAGDHVVASKALFGSCLYVVQDLLPRYGIETTLVDGLDLDQWQRALRPNTKTFFLESPTNPTLDVLDIGAIARIAHGGGARLIVDNVFATPIWQSPLSLGADVVVYSATKHIDGQGRCLGGIILSSEAFIAEHIHNFMRQTGPSLSPFNAWVLLKGLETLGVRVRAQTENAAKIAEALAKHPKITRLVYPGRADHPQAETVKKQMGAGSTLVGFEVKDGKAGAFRCLNALKISRISNNLGDAKSLVTHPATTTHQRLAPEARAELGISEGFIRFSAGLEHPDDLIEDFERALEQV from the coding sequence ATGTCTGAATCTGAAGGTACCGCCCGTTTTCGTCCCGAAACCCGCCTCGTCCATGGCGGCACGCTGCGCTCGCAATTCGGGGAGACGTCGGAAGGGCTGTTTCTCACCCAGGGCTACGTCTACGACACCGCCGAGCAATGCGAGGCGCGCTTCAAGGGCCAGGACCCCGGCTTCATCTATTCGCGCTATTCCAACCCGACGATTGCGATGTTCGAGCGCCGCATGATCGAGCTCGAGGGCGCGGAAGCCGCGCGCTCGACCGCGACCGGCATGGCCGCGGTGACCACCGCGATCCTCGCGCCGCTGAAGGCCGGCGACCACGTGGTGGCATCGAAGGCGCTGTTCGGCTCCTGCCTCTACGTGGTGCAGGACCTGCTGCCGCGCTACGGCATCGAGACCACGCTGGTCGACGGCCTCGATCTCGACCAGTGGCAGCGCGCCTTGCGGCCGAACACCAAGACCTTCTTCCTGGAAAGCCCGACCAATCCGACGCTCGACGTGCTCGACATCGGCGCCATCGCCAGGATCGCGCATGGCGGCGGCGCCCGGCTGATCGTCGACAACGTGTTCGCGACGCCGATCTGGCAGAGCCCGCTGTCGCTCGGCGCCGACGTCGTGGTCTATTCCGCGACCAAGCATATCGACGGCCAGGGCCGCTGCCTCGGCGGCATCATCCTGTCGTCGGAAGCCTTCATCGCCGAGCACATCCACAATTTCATGCGCCAGACCGGCCCGTCGCTGTCGCCGTTCAACGCCTGGGTGCTGCTGAAGGGACTGGAGACGCTCGGCGTCCGCGTCCGCGCTCAGACCGAGAACGCGGCGAAGATCGCCGAGGCGCTGGCCAAGCATCCGAAGATCACGCGGCTGGTCTATCCCGGCCGCGCCGATCATCCGCAGGCCGAGACGGTGAAGAAGCAGATGGGCGCCGGCTCGACGCTGGTCGGCTTCGAGGTGAAGGACGGCAAGGCCGGCGCCTTCCGCTGCCTCAACGCGCTGAAGATCTCGCGCATCTCCAACAATCTCGGCGATGCGAAGAGCCTGGTCACGCATCCCGCGACCACGACGCATCAGCGCCTGGCGCCGGAAGCCCGCGCCGAGCTCGGCATCAGCGAAGGCTTCATTCGCTTCTCGGCCGGGCTCGAGCATCCCGACGACCTGATCGAGGATTTCGAGCGGGCGCTGGAGCAGGTTTGA
- a CDS encoding 2'-deoxycytidine 5'-triphosphate deaminase: protein MIAEMAEAGLILPAYDFVESQIQPASLDLRLGDIAYRVRASFLPGPDATVAERIDQLKLHEIDLSDGAVLETNCVYIVPLLESLALPPEIVAAANPKSSTGRLDVFTRVIADGTRRFDMIGAGYHGPLYAEISPKTFPVLLREGSRLSQVRFRIGEATLNADELDALHAAERLVDIDDADLTHGVALSVDLSGETSGGFVGYRAKRHTGVVDVDRRGGYAVDDFWEPIKARPDGSLILDPGEFYILASKEAVQVPPDYAAEMVPFDPLVGEFRVHYAGFFDPGFGYAGAGGKGARAVLEVRSREVPFILEHGQIVGRLVYERMLERPDALYGQRIGSNYQAQGLKLSKHFRV, encoded by the coding sequence ATGATCGCGGAGATGGCGGAGGCCGGCCTCATCCTGCCCGCCTACGACTTCGTCGAGAGCCAGATCCAGCCGGCAAGCCTTGACCTCCGCCTCGGCGACATCGCCTACCGGGTCCGCGCCAGCTTCCTGCCGGGCCCCGATGCCACCGTCGCCGAGCGGATCGACCAGCTCAAGCTGCACGAGATCGATCTCTCCGACGGTGCGGTGCTGGAGACCAATTGCGTCTACATCGTCCCGCTGCTGGAGAGCCTGGCGCTGCCGCCGGAGATCGTGGCCGCGGCCAACCCGAAGAGCTCGACCGGACGGCTCGACGTCTTCACCCGCGTGATCGCCGACGGCACCCGCCGCTTCGACATGATCGGCGCCGGCTACCACGGCCCGCTTTATGCCGAGATCTCGCCGAAGACGTTTCCCGTGCTGCTGCGCGAGGGCTCGCGGCTCAGCCAGGTTCGTTTCCGGATCGGCGAGGCGACGTTGAACGCCGACGAGCTCGACGCGCTGCATGCCGCCGAGCGGCTGGTCGATATCGACGATGCCGATCTCACCCACGGTGTCGCGCTCTCGGTCGATCTCTCCGGCGAGACTTCGGGCGGCTTCGTCGGCTATCGCGCCAAGCGTCACACCGGCGTGGTCGATGTCGATCGCCGCGGCGGCTATGCGGTCGACGACTTCTGGGAGCCGATCAAGGCGCGGCCCGACGGCAGCCTCATCCTCGATCCCGGCGAGTTCTACATCCTGGCCTCGAAAGAGGCCGTGCAGGTGCCGCCGGACTACGCCGCGGAGATGGTGCCGTTCGATCCCCTGGTCGGCGAATTCCGCGTGCACTATGCCGGCTTCTTCGATCCCGGCTTCGGCTATGCCGGTGCTGGCGGCAAGGGCGCGCGCGCCGTGCTTGAAGTGCGCTCGCGCGAGGTGCCGTTCATCCTCGAGCACGGCCAGATCGTCGGCCGCCTCGTCTATGAACGCATGCTCGAGCGTCCCGACGCGCTCTACGGCCAGCGCATCGGCTCGAACTATCAGGCGCAGGGCCTGAAGCTCTCCAAGCATTTTCGCGTGTAA
- a CDS encoding MATE family efflux transporter produces MSDLGLAEIPVDEQERPLPPPVTRPARNALLDGPILRTLLWLAWPNVIALSAGTCVVIAETSYIGRLGVESLAAMALVFPCVILTMTMSGGAMGGGVASAIARALGAGEIERASTLAMHALLIGLTFGVTFMLGMLIFGPRLLELLGGRGNVLANAIAYSQIFFGGAILPWLMNTMAGILRGTGNMKLPSTMILSSAVWQIILGGTLGLGLGPVPQFGMRGVAAGSLIAYSISISVMGWYLFSGRARVKPKLKGLRVQWAMFIDILRVGAVSCFSPLQSVLTISIFTHMLAQFGTAVLAGYGIGARLEFMLTSVAFAVGIASVPMIGMAVGAERVARARRIAWTAGTVSFLAVGVVGSFIAVFPDLWVNLFTNDPHVRATSHQYLSTAAPMYAFIGLAMSMYFSSQGAAKVLGPVLAQTARLIFIGAGGWWLSTHEASAQNFFALAAASMGVLGVLSCLSVILTRWGKAAPVAQAQPALS; encoded by the coding sequence ATGTCCGATCTCGGCCTCGCCGAAATACCTGTCGACGAACAAGAACGACCGCTGCCGCCGCCGGTGACGAGACCGGCGCGCAACGCGCTGCTCGACGGGCCGATCTTGCGCACGCTGTTGTGGCTGGCGTGGCCGAACGTGATCGCGCTCTCCGCCGGCACCTGCGTGGTGATCGCGGAGACCTCCTATATCGGCCGGCTCGGCGTTGAATCGCTCGCGGCGATGGCGCTGGTGTTTCCCTGCGTGATTCTGACCATGACGATGTCCGGCGGCGCGATGGGCGGCGGCGTCGCATCCGCGATCGCGCGCGCGCTCGGCGCCGGCGAGATCGAGCGCGCCTCGACACTTGCCATGCATGCGCTGCTGATCGGATTGACGTTCGGTGTCACCTTCATGCTGGGCATGCTGATCTTCGGTCCGCGCCTGCTCGAATTGCTCGGCGGCCGCGGCAACGTGCTGGCGAATGCAATCGCCTATTCGCAGATCTTCTTCGGCGGCGCGATCCTGCCCTGGCTGATGAACACGATGGCCGGCATCCTGCGCGGCACCGGCAACATGAAGCTGCCGTCGACCATGATCCTGTCCTCGGCGGTGTGGCAGATCATTCTCGGCGGCACGCTCGGGCTCGGCCTCGGGCCGGTACCGCAATTCGGCATGCGCGGCGTCGCCGCGGGCTCGCTGATCGCCTATTCGATCAGCATCAGCGTGATGGGCTGGTATCTGTTCTCGGGCCGCGCCCGCGTGAAGCCGAAGCTCAAGGGGTTACGCGTGCAATGGGCGATGTTCATCGACATCCTCAGGGTCGGCGCGGTCTCCTGCTTCTCGCCGCTGCAATCGGTCCTGACGATCTCGATCTTCACCCACATGCTGGCGCAGTTCGGCACCGCGGTGCTCGCCGGCTACGGCATCGGCGCGCGGCTCGAATTCATGCTGACCTCGGTGGCGTTCGCGGTCGGCATCGCTTCGGTGCCGATGATCGGCATGGCCGTCGGCGCCGAGCGCGTTGCGCGCGCCCGGCGCATCGCCTGGACCGCAGGCACGGTGTCATTCCTTGCGGTCGGCGTGGTCGGCAGCTTCATCGCCGTCTTCCCAGACCTGTGGGTCAATCTGTTCACCAATGATCCGCATGTGCGGGCGACCAGCCACCAATATCTCTCGACCGCCGCGCCGATGTACGCCTTCATCGGCCTTGCGATGTCGATGTATTTCTCCTCGCAGGGTGCGGCGAAGGTGCTGGGTCCGGTGCTGGCGCAGACCGCGCGGCTGATCTTCATCGGCGCCGGCGGTTGGTGGCTGTCGACCCATGAGGCGAGCGCGCAAAACTTCTTCGCACTCGCCGCCGCCTCGATGGGCGTGCTCGGCGTGCTCTCTTGCCTCAGCGTGATCCTGACGCGCTGGGGCAAGGCTGCGCCGGTCGCCCAGGCGCAACCGGCGCTGTCGTAA